A stretch of the Archangium violaceum genome encodes the following:
- a CDS encoding carboxypeptidase-like regulatory domain-containing protein: MPHSPPARLLRPVSIALLLAACGSPSSDPPPTTPPERTTGLQGVVAIAPAGAAVTATEIQAYPAEGGPAVATTQSDEHGRYTLALPAGDYSLTLRKSGYAASRVEGVRIPDGGLTRLNLVQQRAFHPSWPTEAPSVDVGDVLENGSYDADNFLPYDVTVDPAGTLPTQMIYAAIGKTPGSAWASGESQSFTQTDTTGPRFLLPRAYVGLGSTTFEVVAYDANNNRTHVIRHVTFTSVLPSTPGQPLAPPVLQSTLAVTFGKALEAMNVHPTAAPEGASLFVNVHWSPATDVPPCSDPLVTIPYKYRVERRIGWGAFTPIATLPGWSIGQDLDGDACGEVIYTTDYRDTSADLQPGTPATYRIVAFNDKHETAPSNTLTSTPLPAFDVRLTGPAAGATGVSTTPTFTWKPTQTVGAIHVYNGLLWDTVSGNSNLNFSSAQPRLVNRDSFTWNEDNNYTGSVYEQLQPGRTYEWQLSLAFAADSATSPTAVSVAADSYGVYGPFTVASTDVFRFTTAP; encoded by the coding sequence ATGCCGCATTCCCCCCCCGCACGACTGCTGCGTCCCGTGAGCATTGCCCTGTTGCTCGCCGCCTGCGGCTCTCCCTCATCCGACCCTCCCCCAACGACCCCACCGGAGCGCACAACGGGCCTACAGGGTGTCGTCGCCATCGCCCCTGCTGGCGCGGCGGTCACCGCCACCGAAATCCAGGCGTACCCCGCCGAGGGAGGTCCGGCGGTCGCGACCACCCAGAGCGACGAACACGGCCGATACACCCTGGCGCTGCCCGCCGGTGACTACAGCCTCACGCTGCGGAAGAGCGGGTACGCGGCCTCCCGAGTCGAAGGGGTGCGGATCCCCGACGGAGGCCTGACGCGACTCAACCTCGTGCAACAACGCGCCTTCCACCCGTCCTGGCCCACCGAGGCGCCCAGCGTCGACGTCGGCGACGTTCTCGAGAACGGCAGCTACGACGCCGACAACTTCCTCCCCTACGACGTCACCGTCGATCCCGCCGGCACCCTGCCGACGCAGATGATCTACGCCGCGATCGGCAAGACGCCCGGGTCCGCCTGGGCCTCCGGGGAGAGCCAGTCCTTCACGCAGACCGACACCACGGGCCCACGCTTCCTGCTGCCACGCGCCTATGTTGGCCTCGGCTCGACGACCTTCGAAGTCGTCGCCTACGACGCGAACAACAATCGCACACACGTCATCCGCCACGTCACGTTCACCAGCGTGCTCCCCTCGACCCCTGGCCAGCCACTCGCGCCGCCCGTGCTTCAAAGCACGCTCGCCGTCACCTTCGGCAAGGCCCTGGAGGCAATGAACGTCCATCCCACGGCCGCGCCCGAAGGCGCGAGCCTGTTCGTCAACGTCCACTGGAGTCCCGCCACGGACGTTCCCCCCTGCAGCGACCCGCTCGTCACCATTCCGTACAAATACCGCGTGGAACGACGCATCGGATGGGGCGCCTTCACGCCCATCGCGACGCTCCCCGGATGGAGCATCGGCCAGGACCTGGATGGCGACGCGTGCGGAGAAGTCATCTACACCACCGACTACCGGGACACGAGCGCCGACCTCCAGCCCGGCACCCCCGCCACGTACCGGATCGTCGCCTTCAATGACAAACACGAGACGGCGCCGTCCAACACGCTCACCAGCACGCCGCTCCCGGCGTTCGACGTTCGCCTCACCGGTCCCGCCGCGGGGGCCACGGGCGTGTCCACCACGCCCACCTTCACGTGGAAGCCCACACAAACCGTGGGGGCCATCCACGTCTACAACGGCTTGCTGTGGGACACCGTCAGCGGCAACAGCAACCTGAATTTCTCCTCGGCTCAGCCACGCCTCGTGAACCGCGATTCCTTCACCTGGAACGAGGACAACAACTACACCGGCAGCGTCTACGAGCAGCTCCAACCCGGAAGAACGTACGAATGGCAGCTCAGCCTGGCATTCGCCGCCGACAGCGCCACGTCCCCCACCGCCGTCAGTGTCGCCGCTGACTCCTACGGCGTGTACGGACCGTTCACCGTGGCGTCCACGGATGTCTTCCGCTTCACCACCGCGCCCTGA
- a CDS encoding AAA domain-containing protein translates to MPRDVSFFDSLGRLLALERDAERARMEALAEGMSLQQRAEQGLSFLDLESIEEEVGLGGRVLVTLARKDRARFPARLDNGDQVAVFPRRSEIKEPARALVARATATRVQLAFDREPPPFVHEGLLRLDRVPNDVTYERVRAGLSRVKALDKGAARHKREVLLGNEPPRFDSLRELTPTRALNPEQHDAVARALAAEDFFLVHGPPGTGKSTVLAEVAAQAVARGQRLLCTAASNAAVDHLTDLCLDKGLRAIRVGHPARVTPRLQEHTLDLVVEEHPDRVLSRELFDEAFSLLGYARRQRNQGRSRERFANARASTTEAKSLLDEARALERKALRGVLERAQVVCVTLASLESGILSHEEFDLALLDEATQATEPLALLGFLRAPKVVLAGDPQQLPPTVLSPEAAKAGLAVSLFERLLADHGEGVKRMLREQYRMNTTIMTFPSKEMYGGELRAHPSVADRTLADVLPPDTSVDAPPVLFLDTAGKGFEEEQEKDTGSLFNTGEADLVVARVKELLAAGLEPRELAVITPYRAQAHALRERVEPLSADVEVDTVDAFQGREKDAILVTLTRSNSEGQIGFLSDLRRMNVALTRARRHLFVVGDSATLSGHPFYARFIESTQEGGGYRSAWEWPDPSEAA, encoded by the coding sequence ATGCCTCGCGACGTCTCCTTCTTCGACTCCCTTGGCCGCCTTCTCGCCCTCGAGCGCGACGCCGAGCGCGCCCGCATGGAAGCGCTCGCCGAGGGCATGTCCCTCCAGCAGCGCGCCGAGCAGGGGCTCTCCTTCCTCGACCTGGAGAGCATCGAGGAAGAGGTAGGCCTCGGTGGCCGCGTCCTGGTGACGCTCGCTCGCAAGGACAGGGCCCGCTTCCCCGCCCGCCTGGACAACGGCGACCAGGTGGCCGTCTTCCCCCGCCGCTCCGAAATCAAGGAGCCCGCGCGCGCCCTCGTCGCCCGCGCCACCGCCACCCGCGTCCAGCTCGCCTTCGACCGCGAGCCCCCTCCCTTCGTGCACGAGGGCCTGCTGCGCCTCGATCGCGTCCCCAACGACGTCACCTACGAGCGCGTCCGCGCGGGCCTCTCGCGCGTGAAGGCGCTCGACAAGGGAGCCGCCCGCCACAAGCGCGAGGTGCTCCTGGGCAACGAGCCCCCTCGCTTCGACTCCCTCCGCGAGCTCACCCCCACCCGTGCCCTCAACCCCGAGCAGCATGACGCCGTCGCCCGAGCCCTCGCCGCCGAGGACTTCTTCCTCGTCCACGGCCCGCCCGGCACCGGAAAGAGCACCGTGCTCGCCGAGGTGGCCGCCCAGGCCGTCGCCCGGGGCCAGCGCCTGCTGTGCACCGCCGCCAGCAACGCCGCCGTGGATCACCTCACCGACCTCTGCCTCGACAAGGGCCTGCGCGCCATCCGCGTCGGCCACCCGGCCCGCGTCACGCCCCGTCTCCAGGAGCACACGTTGGACCTCGTGGTGGAGGAGCACCCGGACCGCGTGCTCTCCCGCGAGCTCTTCGACGAGGCCTTTTCCCTGCTCGGCTACGCCCGCCGCCAGCGAAACCAGGGCCGCAGCCGCGAGCGCTTCGCCAACGCCCGCGCCTCCACCACCGAGGCCAAGAGCCTCCTCGACGAGGCCCGCGCCCTCGAGCGCAAGGCCCTGCGCGGTGTGCTGGAGCGTGCCCAGGTGGTGTGCGTGACGCTCGCAAGCCTCGAGTCCGGCATCCTCTCCCACGAGGAGTTCGACCTCGCGCTGCTCGACGAGGCCACCCAGGCCACCGAGCCGCTCGCCCTGCTCGGCTTCCTGCGCGCCCCCAAGGTGGTGCTCGCTGGAGATCCACAGCAGCTCCCGCCCACCGTGCTCTCCCCCGAGGCCGCGAAGGCCGGTCTCGCCGTCAGCCTCTTCGAGCGCCTGCTCGCGGACCACGGCGAGGGCGTCAAGCGCATGCTCCGAGAGCAGTACCGGATGAACACCACCATCATGACCTTCCCCTCGAAGGAGATGTACGGCGGCGAGCTGCGCGCCCACCCCAGCGTGGCGGACCGGACGCTCGCGGACGTGCTACCTCCGGACACGAGCGTGGACGCCCCACCCGTCCTCTTCCTCGACACCGCCGGCAAGGGCTTCGAGGAGGAGCAGGAGAAGGACACGGGCAGCCTCTTCAACACCGGCGAGGCGGACCTGGTCGTCGCCCGGGTGAAGGAGCTGCTCGCCGCCGGGCTCGAGCCCCGGGAGCTCGCCGTCATCACCCCCTACCGCGCACAGGCCCACGCCCTGCGCGAGCGCGTGGAGCCCCTCTCCGCCGACGTGGAGGTGGACACCGTGGACGCCTTCCAGGGCCGCGAGAAGGACGCCATCCTCGTCACCCTCACCCGCTCGAACTCCGAGGGGCAGATCGGCTTCCTCTCGGACCTGCGCCGCATGAACGTGGCCCTCACCCGAGCGCGCCGGCACCTGTTCGTGGTGGGTGACTCGGCCACGCTCAGCGGCCATCCCTTCTACGCGCGCTTCATCGAGTCCACCCAGGAGGGCGGCGGCTACCGCTCCGCCTGGGAGTGGCCCGATCCCTCCGAAGCCGCCTGA
- a CDS encoding Uma2 family endonuclease: MRKISLMVTRRPPESESTERNAPSVEAAFQSAPEEMVAEILDGELYLGPRPARPHANVASNLGGLLTAPFKFGRGGPGGWVLIDEPELHLGPRPDKLVPDLAGWRRERLPRAVGGDEAPAHYDLAPDWACELLSQRTRSRDKGQKMRIYAREGVRHLWHVDPLARTLEIFRLTEGEWHLVHSFTGEEPVRAEPFEAIELELALVWSE; encoded by the coding sequence ATGCGGAAGATCTCCCTCATGGTCACCCGTCGCCCTCCCGAATCCGAGTCCACCGAGCGAAACGCTCCGTCCGTCGAAGCGGCCTTTCAGTCGGCTCCAGAGGAGATGGTGGCGGAGATCCTCGACGGAGAGCTGTACCTCGGCCCGCGCCCGGCACGACCGCATGCCAACGTGGCGTCGAATCTTGGCGGCCTCCTCACCGCGCCTTTCAAGTTTGGCAGGGGCGGACCGGGAGGGTGGGTCCTCATCGATGAGCCGGAGCTGCACCTTGGCCCGCGTCCGGACAAGCTCGTGCCAGACCTCGCCGGGTGGAGGCGCGAACGTCTGCCACGCGCCGTGGGAGGAGACGAGGCTCCGGCCCATTACGACCTCGCCCCGGATTGGGCCTGCGAGCTCCTCTCCCAACGCACGCGGAGCAGGGACAAGGGCCAGAAGATGCGCATCTACGCCCGGGAAGGAGTGCGGCACCTGTGGCACGTGGATCCGCTTGCCCGCACGCTCGAGATCTTCCGGCTCACCGAGGGCGAGTGGCACCTCGTCCACTCCTTCACCGGAGAAGAGCCGGTGCGTGCCGAACCCTTCGAGGCCATCGAGCTCGAACTGGCGCTCGTCTGGTCCGAATGA
- a CDS encoding S8 family serine peptidase, translated as MKKAPALLVFTSLLAACTQPSAPADPLNPPPTPVDTTPLPEATVLHPHRAGELLLGYHRSEDLQRAVRLLQATVMGDNPTLKQARVALPDTLTVERALGQLALGSRATLRYAQPNYTYKRPGLTPRTFMALSVNDPLAATKWDLERMNAEAAWKTSVRGQFPDGQGVVIAVVDTGIDGTHPDLAGKFVDGWDASGCYDYFIPPSPSDRRPHPIPPNVNATNNLEHGTHVAGIAAALRDNAQGVMGVAPKARLMDIKVFCDFNEDTTTSAVIAEGVLGAILDRDGDGLVPDVITMSLGGLGYDSATADALNLALSGRDLDGQALPAYDDGTGGGIAGDGIPDRTATVTVAMGNTGQADTQYPAAVPGVIAVGATDPSDARATFSTTGHHISVSAPGVNILSTWPAFLNQREPGYNGGYQAISGTSMATPEVAGAVALIKQFHPGATPFQVRRLLERTAHDLGTPGWDAQTGAGRLDLKALVDELAGHDLSQDEPGGRARVIVTTANRWDSNDDGFVNEQDTRYAPPAANVTLLQGGRALYHAKTNAAGQATFEAIAPGQYEVIASTPDIFDIFSPYSRSDTVTGQGTLTVPSGAEGTASIHLTSTLEVTVSWAGGGDVDLTYWAYIPTLPDGTPPPLPDEPRQHRGQMVWQSVKSGSTDVTFSADDTGTSIERASETLQLNATHYPLIAMMSAPHPENFWGITRVGVDTTRLTHAVTATLRVKRNGVERTYGPIALEPGAGESLGNTVLWSGIDSKFAGSFILIH; from the coding sequence ATGAAAAAAGCTCCTGCCCTGCTGGTGTTCACGAGCCTGCTGGCCGCCTGCACCCAGCCCTCGGCCCCCGCCGATCCGCTCAACCCTCCCCCCACGCCAGTCGACACCACGCCCCTCCCCGAGGCCACGGTGCTACACCCGCACCGAGCCGGGGAGCTCCTCCTTGGGTACCATCGTTCCGAGGATCTTCAGCGTGCCGTGCGCCTGCTCCAGGCGACGGTCATGGGGGACAACCCCACCCTCAAGCAGGCGCGCGTGGCGCTGCCGGACACGCTGACCGTCGAGCGGGCCCTCGGGCAGCTCGCGCTGGGGAGTCGCGCCACGCTGCGCTACGCGCAACCGAACTACACCTACAAGCGCCCGGGACTCACGCCCAGGACCTTCATGGCGCTGAGCGTGAATGATCCACTCGCCGCGACGAAGTGGGACCTGGAACGGATGAACGCCGAGGCGGCCTGGAAGACGAGCGTGCGAGGACAATTCCCAGACGGACAGGGAGTCGTCATCGCCGTCGTCGACACGGGTATCGACGGCACCCACCCGGATCTCGCCGGCAAGTTCGTCGATGGCTGGGACGCGTCGGGTTGCTACGACTACTTCATTCCGCCCTCCCCCAGCGACCGGCGCCCCCACCCCATTCCGCCGAACGTCAACGCCACCAACAACCTGGAGCACGGCACGCACGTCGCGGGGATCGCGGCCGCGCTCCGGGACAACGCCCAGGGCGTCATGGGGGTCGCCCCCAAAGCGCGCCTGATGGACATCAAGGTCTTCTGCGACTTCAACGAAGACACCACCACCAGCGCGGTGATTGCCGAAGGGGTGCTCGGGGCCATCCTGGACCGCGACGGGGACGGGCTCGTCCCCGACGTCATCACCATGAGCCTGGGCGGGCTCGGGTACGACAGCGCCACCGCGGATGCCCTCAACCTGGCCCTGTCTGGCCGTGACCTCGATGGGCAGGCGCTGCCCGCCTACGATGACGGCACGGGAGGTGGCATCGCGGGGGACGGCATACCGGACCGCACCGCGACCGTCACCGTCGCCATGGGCAACACGGGTCAAGCGGACACGCAGTACCCGGCGGCCGTTCCGGGCGTGATCGCGGTGGGCGCGACCGACCCCTCGGATGCTCGAGCGACCTTCAGCACCACCGGCCATCACATCAGCGTGAGCGCGCCCGGCGTCAACATCCTCTCGACGTGGCCGGCCTTCCTGAACCAGCGGGAGCCCGGCTACAACGGTGGGTATCAGGCGATCTCCGGGACGAGCATGGCCACGCCGGAAGTCGCGGGTGCCGTCGCGCTGATCAAACAATTCCATCCCGGTGCCACGCCCTTCCAGGTGCGCCGCCTGCTCGAGCGCACGGCCCATGACCTCGGCACGCCCGGCTGGGACGCGCAGACCGGCGCGGGTCGCCTCGACCTGAAGGCCCTGGTGGACGAGCTCGCCGGGCATGACCTCTCGCAGGACGAACCAGGCGGGCGCGCACGCGTCATCGTCACCACCGCGAACCGATGGGACAGCAATGACGATGGCTTCGTGAATGAGCAGGACACGCGGTACGCGCCACCCGCCGCGAACGTAACCTTGCTCCAGGGAGGCCGCGCCCTCTACCACGCCAAGACCAACGCCGCCGGGCAGGCCACCTTCGAAGCAATCGCCCCCGGACAATACGAGGTCATCGCCAGCACGCCCGATATCTTCGACATCTTCTCGCCCTACAGCCGAAGCGACACCGTCACGGGACAGGGAACGCTGACGGTGCCCTCCGGCGCCGAGGGCACGGCGTCAATCCACCTCACGTCGACGCTGGAAGTCACGGTGAGCTGGGCGGGTGGCGGTGATGTGGATCTGACCTATTGGGCATACATTCCCACCCTGCCCGATGGAACGCCTCCTCCGCTGCCGGATGAGCCCCGCCAGCACCGAGGGCAGATGGTCTGGCAGAGCGTCAAGAGCGGCTCGACGGACGTCACCTTCAGCGCCGACGACACAGGCACTTCCATCGAACGCGCGTCCGAAACGCTCCAACTGAACGCCACCCACTATCCACTGATTGCCATGATGTCCGCGCCGCACCCCGAGAACTTCTGGGGGATCACACGGGTTGGCGTGGACACCACCCGTCTCACGCATGCCGTGACGGCCACCTTGCGTGTCAAACGCAACGGCGTGGAGCGCACCTACGGCCCGATCGCCCTCGAGCCGGGTGCCGGTGAATCGCTCGGAAACACCGTCCTGTGGAGCGGCATCGACTCCAAGTTCGCGGGAAGCTTCATCCTGATCCACTGA
- a CDS encoding type II secretion system protein GspG, whose product MAHEPLEHSKLHGKAFLRDLLTSYIHIRPSKQETARQDLANIQSALRLYHSKHRRFPSTAEGMRELVNRQGLEQVPRDPWGSLMEH is encoded by the coding sequence ATGGCTCACGAGCCCCTCGAGCATTCCAAGCTCCACGGGAAGGCGTTCCTGCGCGACCTCCTGACCAGTTACATACACATCAGGCCATCGAAGCAGGAAACAGCCAGGCAGGACCTCGCGAACATCCAGAGCGCCCTGAGGCTCTACCATTCGAAGCATCGGCGCTTTCCGTCCACCGCAGAGGGAATGCGGGAGCTCGTGAACCGCCAGGGGCTGGAGCAGGTTCCGCGCGACCCCTGGGGCAGCCTTATGGAGCACTGA
- a CDS encoding alpha/beta fold hydrolase produces the protein MAPLLQDDHQLVLIDLPGHGESRHTPGAYRLQDTAEFVKRVLDHVSVGPAWLFGHSHGAHVSLVLAANSPHLVTGIIDGDAPLGRERMRAHQAKSRDLTLAWRALTGRGLTPEQVAERLLELEIRPEPDRSVSFRELFGPGHPYILELSRSLACHDGDLLDAILDRFDDTYAALEGASLLERLRCRLVLLQADPAAGGLLTQEDIDMATRALGDVTTIRLTGVGHGLQLQDPRQVADAVRSAVGAERRVA, from the coding sequence ATGGCTCCTCTGCTCCAAGACGACCATCAACTCGTGCTCATCGATCTTCCGGGGCATGGCGAGTCGCGCCACACGCCCGGGGCCTATCGTCTCCAGGACACCGCGGAGTTCGTGAAGAGGGTCCTGGACCACGTCTCGGTCGGCCCCGCGTGGCTGTTCGGACATTCTCATGGCGCGCACGTGAGCCTGGTCCTCGCGGCGAATTCCCCGCACCTGGTCACCGGTATCATCGATGGCGATGCGCCGCTGGGCCGGGAACGTATGCGCGCACATCAGGCGAAGTCGCGAGACCTCACGCTTGCCTGGAGGGCGCTCACGGGCCGGGGTCTCACCCCTGAGCAGGTCGCGGAACGGCTGCTCGAGCTCGAAATCCGGCCGGAGCCGGACCGGAGCGTCAGCTTCAGGGAACTCTTCGGCCCGGGGCACCCCTACATCCTCGAGCTGAGCCGGTCCCTGGCTTGCCATGATGGCGACTTGCTGGACGCGATCCTCGACAGGTTCGACGACACCTATGCCGCCCTGGAGGGCGCGTCCCTCCTCGAGAGACTGCGGTGCCGGCTCGTGTTGCTCCAGGCGGACCCGGCCGCGGGTGGGCTGCTGACCCAGGAAGACATCGACATGGCGACCCGCGCCCTGGGTGACGTCACCACGATTCGTCTCACCGGTGTCGGTCATGGCCTCCAGTTGCAGGATCCGAGGCAGGTCGCCGACGCGGTGAGGTCCGCCGTTGGGGCAGAGCGCCGTGTTGCGTGA
- a CDS encoding saccharopine dehydrogenase NADP-binding domain-containing protein, whose protein sequence is MKGEAIVIVGGYGQVGQAVARSLAPAFPGQVVIAGRHRVKAEAFAATLGNGVQATGLELAVGRPHPVLARARLVIMCVDQEGSDVVEHCLAAGVDYIDVTAKQESLTSFERLDPLARRNGSTAILSVGVAPGLTNLLAAHAVGRFDRVAKMDLFLMLGAGDEHGEAAIGWTLDNLDGGFDVFQDGRLRRVRGFGEHARVRFPGLPRERRAYRFNFPDQRVVARTLAIPTVSTWMCFDSALLTSVVGLASRLRLSRSLRAPLFRRGAIRALRAVHFGSDTCAVVARAEGFIGTEPATRELALSGRREAELTGLVAAEVARLLLSGHRPGGVLHVEQFVQPGDFLRRLGTVRPGLQLWL, encoded by the coding sequence ATGAAGGGGGAGGCCATCGTGATCGTGGGAGGCTATGGGCAGGTCGGACAGGCCGTGGCCCGCTCCCTGGCCCCCGCCTTTCCCGGGCAGGTCGTCATCGCGGGTCGTCATCGGGTGAAGGCCGAGGCCTTCGCCGCCACGCTCGGCAATGGAGTCCAGGCAACGGGCCTCGAGCTCGCGGTGGGTCGTCCGCATCCCGTTCTGGCTCGGGCGCGGCTCGTCATCATGTGCGTGGACCAGGAGGGCTCGGATGTCGTCGAGCACTGCCTCGCCGCGGGCGTCGACTACATCGACGTGACCGCGAAGCAGGAATCACTGACGTCCTTCGAGCGACTCGACCCCCTGGCCAGACGGAACGGAAGCACGGCGATCCTCAGCGTGGGGGTGGCCCCGGGATTGACGAACCTCCTGGCGGCCCATGCGGTCGGGCGGTTCGACCGGGTGGCGAAGATGGACCTCTTCCTGATGCTCGGGGCCGGCGATGAGCATGGCGAGGCGGCCATCGGGTGGACCCTGGACAACCTGGATGGCGGGTTCGACGTGTTCCAGGACGGTCGTCTTCGCCGTGTCCGTGGTTTTGGCGAGCACGCGCGCGTTCGTTTTCCCGGCCTCCCACGGGAGCGGCGCGCCTACAGGTTCAACTTCCCTGATCAGCGCGTGGTGGCTCGTACGCTCGCCATTCCCACCGTCTCCACCTGGATGTGCTTCGACTCGGCGTTGCTGACTTCGGTGGTGGGCCTCGCCTCGCGGTTGCGTTTGTCGCGTTCGTTACGCGCACCCCTGTTCCGTCGCGGTGCGATCCGCGCGCTCCGGGCCGTGCACTTCGGTTCGGATACCTGCGCCGTCGTGGCCCGGGCCGAGGGCTTCATCGGGACGGAGCCCGCCACCCGGGAGCTCGCGCTCTCGGGCCGACGCGAGGCGGAGCTCACCGGTCTGGTCGCGGCGGAGGTCGCGCGGCTGCTGCTCTCCGGTCACCGTCCGGGTGGGGTGCTGCACGTCGAGCAGTTCGTGCAGCCGGGTGACTTCCTGCGGCGCCTGGGCACGGTACGGCCTGGACTCCAGCTGTGGCTTTGA
- a CDS encoding LysR family transcriptional regulator, translating into MKSLANIEAFVRAVEQGDFTRAARTLGLTPSAVSRRIARLEEELGLALFRRTTRALRLTDDGRAFYERCRRILGELEEAQEAMTRVRTRPTGRLRVDAPQVLGQLILVPFLPRFFKQYPGIELELTLRDYLVDPVTEGIDVLLRIGTLRDSGMMARKLGVTRMVACAAPGYLKHHGRPRTPEDLAKHHCLGFLRESGPVPWRMRTGEYEVKGPFHVNQGASLRDSAVAGLGICWLFDFMVTEELASGKLVPVLEEYACDERPIHALYSENRHLLPKVRVFLDFAASLLAKTRRS; encoded by the coding sequence GTGAAATCCCTCGCGAACATCGAAGCCTTCGTCCGAGCCGTGGAGCAGGGCGACTTCACCCGCGCGGCCCGGACACTCGGACTCACGCCCTCGGCGGTCAGCCGGCGGATCGCCCGTCTGGAAGAGGAGCTGGGACTGGCGTTGTTCCGCCGGACGACGCGCGCCTTGCGACTCACGGATGACGGCCGTGCGTTCTACGAACGATGCAGGCGCATCCTGGGCGAGCTCGAAGAAGCGCAGGAGGCCATGACCCGCGTGCGAACCCGACCCACGGGCAGGCTCCGGGTGGACGCTCCGCAGGTGCTCGGACAGCTCATCCTGGTCCCTTTCCTTCCGAGGTTCTTCAAGCAATACCCGGGCATCGAGCTCGAGCTCACCCTCAGGGATTACCTGGTGGATCCGGTCACCGAGGGCATCGACGTGCTCCTGCGCATCGGAACGCTCCGGGACTCGGGGATGATGGCGCGGAAGCTGGGCGTCACCCGGATGGTGGCATGCGCCGCGCCGGGCTACCTGAAACACCACGGGCGTCCCCGAACACCCGAGGACCTCGCCAAGCATCACTGCCTCGGGTTCCTGCGTGAATCAGGTCCCGTTCCGTGGCGGATGCGCACCGGCGAGTACGAAGTGAAGGGCCCGTTTCACGTGAACCAGGGAGCGTCGCTCCGCGATTCCGCCGTGGCCGGCCTGGGAATCTGCTGGCTCTTCGACTTCATGGTCACCGAGGAGCTCGCATCCGGGAAGTTGGTGCCGGTCCTGGAGGAGTACGCGTGCGACGAGCGGCCCATCCACGCGCTCTATTCTGAGAACCGGCACCTGCTGCCAAAGGTGCGCGTCTTCCTCGACTTCGCGGCGTCGCTCCTGGCGAAGACCCGGCGGAGTTGA